Below is a window of Anaerolineales bacterium DNA.
GGGCCAACAGACCGTCAGCCTGGAGCTGGGGGATGTCGCCGCCGCGGATGTCGTCGCCCCGCGCTCCGTAACCTATGTCAGCGAAAGCCTCACCCGGCAGGCGCGCACGCAGGCCGCCGCGGCGGTGGCCCCGGTTTACGATCCGCCCGACCCGTTGATTGCGCGCGAACAAGCGGAAAAACTTCAGGCGGCGATCACCTTCATCGCCAACGTGCGCTCCGATCCCTACTCGACGTTCGAGGAAAAGCTTTCCGATCTCGCCCAGCTCAGCCAAGTGCAGTTGTCGTCCGAGACGGCCGCGCGGATCCTCCAACTCAACGACATCGATTGGGAACAAGTCCAGCAGGAGGCCAAGGCCGTGCTGGAGCGGATCATGCGCCAGCCGATCGGCCCCAGCCAGTTGGAGGAGATCGTCGAATCGATCCCCAATTACGTCAGCCTGTCGCTCCCCGAGACGCAGATCGCCCTGGTTTCGGAGTTGGTCCGCAACTTGGTGGTCCCCAACAGCCTCTACAACGCGGAGGCGACTGAAGCCTTGCGCGAAGATGCGTCGGCCAACACCGAAGCCGTCACCCGCAGCTTCGTGACCGGCCAGGTGGTGATCGCGCGCGGGAGAGTCGTGACCGAAGCGGATTTGGAGGCCGTCTTCATGCTTGGGCTGACGACCGAAGCGCTGAACCTCCGCACCACGGCCAGCATGGCGATCGCGGCGGCCCTCTTCACCGTTCTGCTTTCGGTCTTCGTCGCCCAATTCCATCCGGAGATCGCCCGCCGGGCGCGTTTGGTCTTCCTCTTCTGCCTGATCCTGCTCGCCTTCCTCGCCACGGCCAGGATCATGGTTCCGGACCATGCGGTCCTGCCGTTCCTGTTCCCGGTCTCCGCGCTGGGAATCCTTATCGCCTGCCTTTTCGGACGGGGGTTGGGAATCCTGTCGGCGATGGTCCTCTCCACATTCGCCGGCTGGCTCGGCAACAACCAGCTGGAGATCGCGCTTTTCGGCGGATTGAGCGGCCTGACCGCCGTCCTCCTGGTGGGGAAGGGCGAGAAGCCCCTGCAATTCTTCAGCGCCGGATTGGCGGTCGGGATGACCGGGTCGTTCGTGGTCGTCATCACCCGCCTTTCCGAGCCGGCCAGCGATCTGATCGGCATTCTCACCCTGATCGCCTGCAGCTTCGCCAACGGGCTGATTTCCTCCATCCTTTCGCTCGGCTTGCTCTTCCTGATCGGGATCCTGTTCGACATCCCGACCAACCTGCAGCTCTTGGAGCTCTCCCGTCCGGACCACCCCCTGCTGCGCGAGATCCTGTTGCAGGCGCCCGGCACCTATCAGCACAGCCTGCAAGTCGCCAACTTGGCGGAATACGCCGGGGAACGGATCGGGTCGAACACGCTTCTTCTGCGCGTCGGTGCTTTGTACCACGATGCCGGAAAAGCCCTGCATCCGGATTTCTTCGTCGAAAACCAAGCCGCCGAAGGGAATCCGCACGACCTCCTGGACCCGGAATCCAGCGCCCGCTTGATCATTCAGCACGCCCGCGACGGATTAGCCTTGGGCCGCAAGCACCGGCTCCCGACGCGGGTAAGGGACCTGATCGCGGAGCATCACGGAACCCTCCGCACGAGCTACCAATACGGATTGGCTCTCAAAGCCGCCGGGGGGAAAGCGCAAGACGTCGACGAAGAGAAATACCGGTATCCCGGCCCGCGTCCGCAGTCCAAGGAAGCGGCGATCCTGATGCTGGCCGACGGCGTGGAGGCGAAATACCGGGCGCTGATGCCCACCGCGCCGGAAGACGTGGAAAAACTGGTGCGGGACGTCCTCGACGACCGGATCGCCCAACGCCAGTTCGACGACACCGATTTGACCCTGCGCGACTTGGAGACGATCCGGAAGGCTTTCATCGACGCGCTCCGCGGCCGGGCCCATTCCCGCCTGCTGTATCCGGAAGATGAAAAGAAAACCCAAGCACGCCCGGCCCGCCCGAAGCGTTGAAGTCCGCCGTACGATTCTGATCCGGCGCGAACCGCGCCTGGCCGGAAAAGTTACGGCGGCGGCGGTCCGCCGAGCCGTCCTGCGGGCCCTCGAGCATCAATCCTTCCGGGAAGATTGTTCCATTTCGCTGGTGCTGGCCGGCGAGGAAACGGTGGCGCGCCTGAACGCCCGCTACCGCGGCGTGCCGCAGGCCACCGACGTGTTGGCCTTTCCGTCGCGCGTCGTCGATCCCCAAACGGCGGTCCGCCACCTCGGCGATGTTCTCATCTGCCTGCCGCGAGCCGCCGCGCAAGCCTCCGCCCGCGGGAAGACTCTCGAAGACGAGGTCCTGCTGCTCGCCGTTCACGGGACTCTGCATCTGCTTGGCCACGATCACCACACCGCACGGAAGAAGAAGCGGATGTGGGACGCCCAGAAGCAAATCCTGAAGGAGCCGGCCTGATACGCCATGACCCCCTTGAAATCCGCCAACCTGCTCGAATCCTTCCGCAATGCCTTCTCCGGCCTATGGTATGCGCTGCGCACTCAACGAAACGCCAGAATCCACTTGGTCTTTACGATCCTGGCCTCCGCCGCCGGGTTGTGGTTAGAATTGACCCTCGAACAATGGTGCCTGATCGTCCTGTCGATCGGCATGGTCTGGATGGCGGAATTGTCGAACACTGTCCTGGAACAGGTGGTGGATCTGCTCAGCCCGGAATACAGCATCCTCGCCAAAACCGCCAAGGACGTCAAAGCCGGGGTGGTGGTTGTGGCCAGCGGATCCGCCGTGCTTATCGGGATCCTGATCTTCGGCCCGAAACTGCTCTCGCAACTGTAAACGAAACCCCCGCCCTCCCTGCCAGGGTCGGCCTTCGTATTCTTTGTGCGGTTTTGGCAGGGATCCGGCATTCCCTCCCTTGACGGATCGGCCGCCGGATGATCCCCTCAATCCGGATGGTAAACAATTTGGCTTCGGTGGCCTTGCCCAATCGACGGTATGCGCCGGAATCCCACCCGGTGCATTCCTGCTGGACGCGCCTGCCGACCGACTAATAACCTCCTCTCCGATCCTCCCCCGGCCGCGGGCTGACCAGCTCCCCCGTGGCCTTTTTTAATTTCGATTCCCGACCCATCGTCACATCCGGCGATCGGCGCCGGGAAAATCGCCGAAACGCGAACCAGCCGGCCGTGGGCAAACCAGGGCCGGCTTTTTTTTTGAGGAACCATGGACAACGAAATTCTTCCCTCCTCCGCGGAGGGTGTAGTGTGCCTAAGGGATTACGCATCCTTCCAGGTGCGGATCGACGGCAAAACCGTCACCTGCGCCCTTTCCCCGCAGCGGCGGCGGGCCTTCTTCCGCCCGCACCGCCTGGCGGATCCGCCTTCCGAATCCTCCCGGCACCGGCTGGAAATCCCCTCCCCGGTAGTCGGCGACCGGGTGCAGGTCGTTCGAACCGGGCCGGACGCCGCCCTCATCACAAGCGTTCTACCGCGGAAAAACCGGATCTCCCGGCGGGCCGTCGGCGGATCCGGTGAACAGGTCCTGGCCGCCAATCTCGACCAAGTGGTCGCTGTTTGCGCCTTGGGCGCAACGAAGCCGGAATGGCATCTGCTGGACCGCTTCCTGGCGCTGGCCGAAATCGAGGAAATCCCGGCGGTCGTGATCCTGACCAAGGTAGACCTCCTACCCCTTTCCGGCCCGTTGCCGGAGGACGTCGGGCGCGAGGCGGCGGAATACCGCCGGATCGGATACCGGGTCGTAGCCTGCAGTGCAAAAACCCGGCAGGAAATTCTCGAAGTGGAATCGATCCTGCGGGGGAAGACATCCTTTTTTTTGGGCAAAAGCGGGGCCGGAAAATTGTCCCTGGCAAACGCCCTTTTTCCGAATTTGGGGTTGCGCGTGGCGGACACCGGCCGTTTCGGGGAGGGGCATTGCACGACGTCCAGCACCGAACTCCATTTCTTCCAACCCGGCGCGTTTGTGGATGCGCCCGGCCTGCGGATCCTCATCCCGTGGAGCGCAGACGATGTGGATCCGGCCTTGGGCTTCCGCGAAATGCGTCCTTGGATCGGACGCTGCCGGTTCGGCGTGGATTGCCGGCACACGGAGGAACCCGGGTGCGCCATCCGCCGCGCGGTTGAGTCGGGCTTGGTCAGCCCGCGCCGCTTCCGCAGCATGCTCCGCCTGGCGGAGAAACAGCAATGAAGGGCAATTCTTCCCCGGGTGAGTTCGCCTGCATGCGGTGCGGCGCAATCGTCTCCGCCGCCTACGAGCGGTCCGGCGTCCGCAACCGCAACCACTGCCCGTACTGCCTCTGGTCCCGCCACCTGGATTGGAATTCCCCCGGCGACCGGCTTTCCTCATGCAAGAGCGCGATGCGGCCGATCGGTTTGACGCTGAAACGCAACCGGAACAAATACGCGGTGTTCCCGTCCGGAGAGCTGATGATCGTCCACCGCTGCCCGGCCTGCGGCAAGGTCTCCGCCAACCGGGTCGCCGCCGACGACGCGATGGAATGCCTTGCCGAGTTGTTCCGCGATTCCCTGCGGTTGGAAGCCCCCTTCCGCCGCACAGCGGATCTTTCCGGGGTCCGGATCCTCGGCTCCGGGGATTGGGAAATCGTCTCGAGGCGTCTGTACGGGGCAAGCCGGCCGGCTCCGTCCGGACGGCCGCAGGGTTGATCCGCACCCTCGGCCGTTCGACTTGCCGACGGATTACGGGTATGATGGTCGCCGCCGTCGGCCCGTCCGCGGCGGGAGGGATCGGGATTGAATTGCGCTTTTCGCTTCGGCACCGTCGGCAGCCCCCTGTCCACACCTGCCAAGCCCGGAGGAACGGTCGGCGGCATCCGCCGCGCGGCCGAACTCGGCTTGGATTGCCTCGAACTAGCCTGGGTCCGCTCCGTGCGGGTCTCGGAAGCCGCCTGCGAATCCATCCGCCGCGAAGCGCAGCTGCGCCGAGCGGCGCTGAGCGTTCACGCCCCCTACTTCATCAACCTCAACGCGGATTCCGCGGAATGGCCCA
It encodes the following:
- a CDS encoding HD domain-containing protein produces the protein MTRTGTAVRGDSNSAPPPRWRQVLGRIPTALLVFGAMLAAAAILTLPILPGQQTVSLELGDVAAADVVAPRSVTYVSESLTRQARTQAAAAVAPVYDPPDPLIAREQAEKLQAAITFIANVRSDPYSTFEEKLSDLAQLSQVQLSSETAARILQLNDIDWEQVQQEAKAVLERIMRQPIGPSQLEEIVESIPNYVSLSLPETQIALVSELVRNLVVPNSLYNAEATEALREDASANTEAVTRSFVTGQVVIARGRVVTEADLEAVFMLGLTTEALNLRTTASMAIAAALFTVLLSVFVAQFHPEIARRARLVFLFCLILLAFLATARIMVPDHAVLPFLFPVSALGILIACLFGRGLGILSAMVLSTFAGWLGNNQLEIALFGGLSGLTAVLLVGKGEKPLQFFSAGLAVGMTGSFVVVITRLSEPASDLIGILTLIACSFANGLISSILSLGLLFLIGILFDIPTNLQLLELSRPDHPLLREILLQAPGTYQHSLQVANLAEYAGERIGSNTLLLRVGALYHDAGKALHPDFFVENQAAEGNPHDLLDPESSARLIIQHARDGLALGRKHRLPTRVRDLIAEHHGTLRTSYQYGLALKAAGGKAQDVDEEKYRYPGPRPQSKEAAILMLADGVEAKYRALMPTAPEDVEKLVRDVLDDRIAQRQFDDTDLTLRDLETIRKAFIDALRGRAHSRLLYPEDEKKTQARPARPKR
- the ybeY gene encoding rRNA maturation RNase YbeY; amino-acid sequence: MKRKPKHARPARSVEVRRTILIRREPRLAGKVTAAAVRRAVLRALEHQSFREDCSISLVLAGEETVARLNARYRGVPQATDVLAFPSRVVDPQTAVRHLGDVLICLPRAAAQASARGKTLEDEVLLLAVHGTLHLLGHDHHTARKKKRMWDAQKQILKEPA
- a CDS encoding diacylglycerol kinase family protein encodes the protein MTPLKSANLLESFRNAFSGLWYALRTQRNARIHLVFTILASAAGLWLELTLEQWCLIVLSIGMVWMAELSNTVLEQVVDLLSPEYSILAKTAKDVKAGVVVVASGSAVLIGILIFGPKLLSQL
- the rsgA gene encoding ribosome small subunit-dependent GTPase A → MDNEILPSSAEGVVCLRDYASFQVRIDGKTVTCALSPQRRRAFFRPHRLADPPSESSRHRLEIPSPVVGDRVQVVRTGPDAALITSVLPRKNRISRRAVGGSGEQVLAANLDQVVAVCALGATKPEWHLLDRFLALAEIEEIPAVVILTKVDLLPLSGPLPEDVGREAAEYRRIGYRVVACSAKTRQEILEVESILRGKTSFFLGKSGAGKLSLANALFPNLGLRVADTGRFGEGHCTTSSTELHFFQPGAFVDAPGLRILIPWSADDVDPALGFREMRPWIGRCRFGVDCRHTEEPGCAIRRAVESGLVSPRRFRSMLRLAEKQQ
- a CDS encoding RNHCP domain-containing protein, translating into MKGNSSPGEFACMRCGAIVSAAYERSGVRNRNHCPYCLWSRHLDWNSPGDRLSSCKSAMRPIGLTLKRNRNKYAVFPSGELMIVHRCPACGKVSANRVAADDAMECLAELFRDSLRLEAPFRRTADLSGVRILGSGDWEIVSRRLYGASRPAPSGRPQG